In Blautia sp. SC05B48, a single genomic region encodes these proteins:
- a CDS encoding acetyl-CoA carboxylase biotin carboxylase subunit — MIRKLLIANRGEIAVRIIRACREMGIATVAVYSEADEESLHTQLADEAICIGPGPSAQSYLNMEQIISATMVSGADAIHPGFGFLSENARFAELCEKCGITFVGPPSKVIRMLGNKKIARSTMIAAGVPVVPGSEGDVEDIETGLKEAERIGYPVIIKAALGGGGKGMRVANTPEEFPEAYATARKESEIAFGDGTMYIEHFVVNPRHIEFQILADSFGNVIHLGERDCSIQRNHQKMIEESPSAAVSPELREKMGHAAVTAAKAAGYVNAGTIEFLLEPDGRFWFMEMNTRIQVEHPVTEWVTGIDLVKEQLKIASGMPLEIAQEDVRIQGHAIECRINAENPQKNFRPSPGTIQGAHFPGGNGIRVDTCVYNGCKIPPYYDSMLAKLIVHAGNRKEAIAKMQSALGEVIIDGIDTNIDYQYEILKDEDYQSGNFDTGFLASHIIAGVKINEN, encoded by the coding sequence ATGATTCGAAAGTTACTGATCGCCAACAGAGGCGAGATTGCGGTGCGTATTATCCGTGCCTGCAGAGAAATGGGAATTGCCACAGTGGCGGTTTATTCTGAGGCAGATGAGGAAAGCCTTCACACACAGCTGGCGGACGAAGCAATCTGTATCGGACCGGGACCATCTGCACAGAGCTATCTGAATATGGAACAGATCATCAGTGCAACCATGGTTTCCGGTGCGGATGCCATTCATCCGGGATTTGGTTTTCTTTCTGAAAATGCCAGATTTGCGGAGCTCTGTGAAAAATGCGGGATCACATTTGTGGGTCCTCCATCAAAGGTCATCCGTATGCTGGGCAACAAAAAAATTGCAAGAAGCACCATGATCGCAGCTGGTGTTCCGGTAGTTCCGGGCAGCGAAGGGGATGTGGAGGATATTGAAACCGGTCTTAAAGAAGCTGAGAGGATCGGTTATCCGGTGATCATCAAGGCAGCTCTTGGCGGCGGCGGAAAAGGCATGCGTGTGGCAAACACACCGGAGGAATTTCCGGAAGCCTATGCAACTGCCAGAAAAGAGTCTGAGATCGCTTTTGGCGACGGTACTATGTATATTGAACATTTCGTGGTAAATCCGAGACATATTGAGTTTCAGATCCTTGCAGACAGCTTCGGAAATGTGATCCATCTGGGAGAGCGTGACTGCTCCATCCAGAGAAATCATCAGAAGATGATCGAGGAATCTCCAAGTGCTGCAGTTTCTCCGGAATTAAGAGAAAAAATGGGTCATGCGGCGGTGACGGCGGCGAAAGCAGCCGGTTATGTAAATGCGGGAACGATCGAATTTCTTTTGGAACCGGATGGAAGATTCTGGTTTATGGAAATGAATACAAGGATCCAGGTGGAGCATCCGGTGACAGAGTGGGTGACAGGGATCGATCTTGTAAAGGAGCAGCTGAAGATCGCTTCCGGAATGCCTCTTGAGATCGCTCAGGAGGATGTCCGGATCCAGGGACACGCCATTGAGTGCAGGATCAATGCTGAAAATCCTCAGAAAAATTTCCGCCCTTCGCCGGGAACTATCCAGGGAGCGCATTTTCCGGGGGGAAACGGGATCCGTGTGGATACCTGTGTGTATAACGGCTGTAAGATCCCGCCTTATTATGATTCCATGCTTGCGAAGCTGATCGTTCATGCAGGTAACCGAAAAGAAGCCATTGCAAAAATGCAGAGTGCTCTTGGTGAGGTGATCATTGACGGAATCGATACAAATATTGACTATCAGTACGAAATCCTGAAAGATGAGGATTATCAGTCCGGAAACTTTGACACTGGCTTTCTTGCCAGCCATATCATTGCGGGAGTGAAGATCAATGAGAATTAA
- the fabZ gene encoding 3-hydroxyacyl-ACP dehydratase FabZ encodes MKHLDVKQIEEIIPHRHPFLLVDYIEDYEPGEFAVGYKCVTFREDFFRGHFPQEPVMPGVLMVEALAQVGAVAILSLEDMKGKTAYFGGINKCKFRRKVAPGDKLRLETKIIRRKGPVGIGSAVASVDGEVAVEAELTFMIG; translated from the coding sequence ATGAAGCATCTTGATGTAAAACAGATCGAGGAGATCATTCCACACAGACATCCGTTTCTGCTTGTGGACTATATTGAAGATTATGAGCCGGGTGAATTTGCTGTCGGATATAAATGTGTGACCTTCCGCGAGGATTTTTTTCGGGGACATTTTCCCCAGGAGCCGGTAATGCCGGGTGTTCTGATGGTAGAAGCGCTGGCACAGGTGGGTGCGGTAGCCATTCTTTCCCTGGAGGACATGAAGGGAAAAACCGCTTATTTCGGAGGCATCAACAAGTGTAAATTCCGCAGAAAGGTAGCTCCGGGAGACAAGCTCCGTCTTGAAACAAAGATCATCCGCAGAAAGGGTCCTGTAGGCATTGGTTCTGCAGTGGCATCTGTGGATGGCGAGGTTGCCGTAGAGGCTGAGCTTACATTTATGATCGGGTAA
- the accB gene encoding acetyl-CoA carboxylase biotin carboxyl carrier protein: protein MEFNQILELIDHVSASELTAFTYETADLTLSMEHGKPQIIQGVMGETVENIPAAGMTGGKVRRAVNAAPAAGKDPVVPVSTDEMAVTGKTVAEAQGVKGAEQSETASQSGEDQTGSLVTSPLVGTFYAAPSQDLPPYVQVGDKVKKGQVLAIVEAMKLMNEIESDFDGEIAEIYVENGQPVEYGQKLFRIR from the coding sequence ATGGAATTTAACCAGATCCTTGAACTGATCGATCACGTATCTGCATCAGAGCTTACTGCCTTTACATATGAGACAGCAGATCTGACATTAAGCATGGAACATGGAAAGCCACAGATCATCCAGGGTGTTATGGGAGAAACTGTGGAAAACATTCCGGCAGCAGGAATGACCGGTGGAAAAGTCCGCAGGGCAGTGAATGCAGCACCGGCGGCAGGCAAAGATCCTGTGGTGCCGGTTTCAACAGATGAAATGGCAGTGACAGGAAAAACTGTGGCAGAAGCACAGGGAGTGAAAGGTGCTGAGCAGTCGGAAACCGCATCACAGAGCGGGGAAGATCAGACAGGCAGCCTGGTAACATCTCCGCTGGTAGGAACCTTCTATGCTGCACCGTCCCAGGATCTTCCGCCTTACGTTCAGGTGGGAGACAAGGTAAAAAAAGGCCAGGTTCTTGCAATCGTGGAAGCTATGAAGCTGATGAATGAGATCGAAAGTGATTTTGACGGCGAGATCGCAGAGATCTATGTGGAGAACGGACAGCCGGTAGAATACGGTCAGAAGCTTTTCCGTATCCGATAA
- the fabF gene encoding beta-ketoacyl-ACP synthase II: MKRRVVVTGLGAVTPIGNDVESFWNGVKEGKVGIGPITRFDTTGYKATLAAELKDFVAKDRMDPRTARRMEPFSQYAVAAALEAVENSGLKMEEEDPYMVGVIIGSGVGSLQATETNEKKLMEKGPSRVDPLLVPKMITNMAAGNVSIATGAKGKCTNVVTACATGTHCIGDAFRAIQYGDADVMLAGGTEGAVCPIGIAGFASLTALSTSEDPLRASIPFDKDRGGFVMGEGAGVVVLEELEHAKKRNANILAEVVGYGATADAFHITSPAEDGSGAARAMENAMKEAGVAPAQVDYINAHGTGTHHNDLFETRAIKLAFKDAAKDVKINSTKSMVGHLLGAAGAVEFIVCVKSILDGFIHQTVGTTETEEELDLNYMIGAPAKQEVRYAMSNSLGFGGHNGTLLVKKYEED; encoded by the coding sequence ATGAAAAGACGAGTAGTAGTAACAGGACTTGGAGCAGTAACACCGATCGGAAATGATGTGGAAAGCTTCTGGAACGGAGTAAAAGAAGGAAAGGTGGGGATCGGACCGATCACCCGTTTTGATACGACCGGATACAAGGCAACATTGGCAGCAGAGCTTAAAGATTTTGTGGCAAAGGATCGCATGGATCCGAGAACTGCAAGAAGAATGGAGCCTTTTTCCCAGTATGCGGTAGCAGCTGCACTGGAAGCAGTGGAAAATTCCGGGCTTAAGATGGAAGAGGAAGATCCGTACATGGTAGGCGTTATCATCGGCTCCGGTGTGGGAAGTCTTCAGGCTACCGAGACCAATGAGAAGAAGCTTATGGAAAAAGGTCCTTCAAGAGTGGATCCGCTTCTTGTTCCGAAGATGATCACAAATATGGCAGCCGGAAATGTTTCTATCGCTACCGGCGCAAAAGGAAAATGCACCAACGTGGTAACGGCATGTGCGACAGGAACACATTGTATCGGAGATGCTTTCCGTGCCATTCAGTATGGTGATGCAGATGTAATGCTTGCCGGTGGTACAGAGGGAGCTGTCTGCCCTATCGGTATCGCAGGCTTTGCAAGCCTTACTGCACTGAGCACAAGTGAGGATCCGCTGCGTGCATCCATTCCGTTTGATAAAGACAGAGGCGGTTTTGTTATGGGCGAGGGTGCAGGTGTGGTTGTTCTGGAAGAATTGGAGCATGCCAAAAAGAGAAATGCCAATATCCTGGCAGAGGTTGTGGGATACGGTGCAACTGCAGACGCATTCCATATCACATCTCCGGCCGAGGACGGAAGCGGCGCCGCACGTGCTATGGAAAATGCCATGAAGGAAGCAGGTGTTGCACCGGCGCAGGTAGATTATATCAATGCACACGGAACCGGAACACATCACAATGATCTGTTTGAAACAAGAGCTATCAAGCTTGCGTTTAAGGACGCTGCCAAGGATGTAAAGATCAATTCCACAAAATCCATGGTGGGCCATCTTCTTGGCGCAGCAGGAGCTGTTGAGTTTATCGTATGCGTAAAATCCATTCTGGACGGATTTATCCATCAGACAGTGGGAACAACAGAAACAGAGGAGGAGCTTGATCTGAACTATATGATCGGCGCTCCGGCAAAACAGGAAGTTCGTTATGCAATGAGCAATTCCCTTGGATTTGGAGGACACAACGGAACATTGCTTGTAAAGAAGTATGAGGAGGACTGA
- the fabG gene encoding 3-oxoacyl-[acyl-carrier-protein] reductase, translating into MSEKKIAVVTGGARGIGKAIALELAKAGNLVVINYNGSEEKARETKAEIETAGGQADILQCNVADFDACEAFFKAVAEKYGRVDILVNNAGVTKDGLLMKMSEEDFSRVVDINLKGTFNCIRHVSRMMLKQRSGRIISLSSVVGLRGNVGQANYAASKAGIIGLTKSAAKELASRGITVNAIAPGFIKTDMTDVLSDKVKENIAASIPMGSMGTAEDVAKAAAFLASDGARYITGQVLRVDGGMAM; encoded by the coding sequence ATGTCAGAGAAAAAAATCGCAGTCGTAACAGGCGGTGCACGTGGAATCGGGAAAGCCATCGCCCTGGAACTTGCAAAAGCAGGAAATCTTGTAGTGATCAATTATAACGGCTCAGAAGAAAAAGCCCGGGAAACAAAAGCAGAGATCGAGACAGCCGGTGGCCAGGCAGATATCCTGCAGTGCAATGTGGCAGATTTTGATGCATGTGAAGCTTTTTTTAAAGCCGTTGCAGAGAAATACGGACGTGTTGATATTCTGGTAAATAATGCCGGAGTTACGAAGGACGGACTTCTCATGAAAATGAGTGAGGAAGATTTTTCCAGAGTTGTTGACATCAATCTGAAAGGAACCTTCAACTGCATCCGTCATGTGTCCAGAATGATGCTGAAGCAGAGAAGCGGACGGATCATCAGCCTTTCATCGGTGGTAGGCCTTCGTGGAAATGTAGGACAGGCCAATTATGCGGCATCCAAAGCCGGGATCATCGGTCTTACAAAATCCGCGGCAAAGGAGCTGGCATCCAGAGGAATCACGGTCAACGCCATTGCACCGGGATTTATCAAAACAGACATGACGGACGTGCTTTCTGACAAAGTAAAAGAAAATATTGCGGCATCTATCCCCATGGGAAGCATGGGAACAGCAGAAGACGTGGCAAAGGCAGCCGCATTTCTGGCATCAGACGGTGCACGTTACATCACAGGACAGGTACTTCGCGTAGACGGCGGAATGGCAATGTAA
- the fabD gene encoding ACP S-malonyltransferase: protein MGKTAFIFPGQGAQKAGMGKDFYEKYDTAKDVFDSAGEWLDLDMKALCFEENDRLDLTEYTQAALVTTCLAMEKVVEEMGLHPDVTAGLSLGEYCAIEVAGGMELKDAVTTVRKRGILMEQAVPAGKGSMAAVMGMETEKIEEVLADIADVSIANYNCPGQIVITGLAEAVEEASEKLKAAGGRRVIPLNVSGPFHSAMLATAGKELGKVLEGVTLHELKIPYVTNVTAEYVEDPAETKALLEKQISSSVRWQQSVENMIRQGVDTFIEIGPGRTLAGFMRKIDRNVKVYNIQTVEDAEKVCRELV from the coding sequence ATGGGAAAAACAGCATTCATCTTTCCGGGCCAGGGTGCACAGAAGGCCGGAATGGGAAAAGATTTTTATGAGAAATACGATACAGCAAAGGATGTTTTCGACTCTGCCGGTGAGTGGCTGGATCTGGATATGAAAGCACTTTGCTTTGAAGAAAATGACAGGCTTGACCTGACTGAATATACACAGGCTGCACTGGTCACTACCTGTCTTGCCATGGAGAAAGTGGTAGAGGAGATGGGACTTCATCCGGATGTAACTGCAGGATTAAGCCTTGGCGAGTACTGTGCTATTGAAGTTGCCGGCGGCATGGAGCTGAAGGATGCTGTTACTACCGTGAGAAAAAGGGGAATCCTTATGGAGCAGGCAGTTCCGGCAGGTAAGGGAAGCATGGCAGCAGTTATGGGAATGGAGACAGAGAAGATCGAGGAAGTGCTTGCAGACATTGCAGATGTAAGCATTGCAAACTACAACTGTCCCGGCCAGATCGTGATCACAGGCCTTGCGGAAGCAGTTGAGGAAGCCTCTGAAAAGTTGAAGGCAGCCGGAGGAAGAAGAGTGATCCCGTTAAATGTCAGCGGACCGTTCCACTCCGCAATGCTTGCCACTGCAGGAAAAGAACTGGGAAAGGTTCTGGAGGGTGTCACACTTCATGAACTTAAAATCCCGTATGTGACAAACGTGACCGCAGAGTATGTGGAAGATCCGGCGGAAACAAAAGCACTTCTGGAAAAACAGATTTCTTCTTCCGTGCGCTGGCAGCAGAGTGTGGAAAATATGATCCGTCAGGGAGTAGATACATTTATTGAGATCGGACCGGGAAGAACCCTTGCCGGATTTATGAGAAAGATCGACAGAAATGTAAAAGTATATAACATCCAGACCGTAGAAGATGCAGAGAAGGTCTGCCGGGAACTGGTATAA
- the fabK gene encoding enoyl-[acyl-carrier-protein] reductase FabK, translated as MKTRVTELLGIEYPIIQGGMAWVADHHIAAAVSEAGGLGLIAAANAPAEWVREQIREAKKLTDKTFGVNIMLMSPSADEVAKIVVEEGIKVVTTGAGSPEKYMEAWKAAGVKVIPVVASVALARRMERCGADAVVAEGTESGGHIGETTTMALVPQVVDAVKIPVIAAGGIADGRGIAAAFMLGAEAVQMGTRFVATEECHVHENYKQFLLKARDIDTRVTGRTTGHPVRTLRNPMTKEYLEKEAAGASFEELEMLTLGGLRKAVVDGDVKTGSVMSGQIAGMVKDVPTCKELIERLIRETKEAVKKNSFLVEE; from the coding sequence ATGAAAACAAGAGTTACAGAATTACTTGGTATTGAATATCCCATCATCCAGGGCGGTATGGCCTGGGTGGCAGATCATCACATTGCGGCAGCAGTATCCGAGGCAGGCGGCCTGGGACTGATCGCAGCGGCAAACGCACCGGCAGAGTGGGTGCGTGAGCAGATCCGTGAGGCGAAAAAACTGACAGATAAGACTTTTGGTGTAAACATCATGCTGATGAGTCCAAGTGCCGATGAGGTTGCGAAGATCGTAGTAGAAGAAGGAATCAAGGTAGTAACAACCGGTGCCGGAAGCCCGGAAAAATACATGGAAGCATGGAAAGCTGCCGGAGTAAAGGTGATCCCGGTTGTTGCATCTGTAGCTCTTGCAAGAAGAATGGAGCGCTGTGGCGCAGATGCAGTGGTAGCAGAGGGAACCGAGTCCGGCGGACATATCGGTGAGACAACCACTATGGCGCTGGTACCGCAGGTCGTGGATGCAGTAAAGATCCCGGTAATTGCAGCAGGTGGAATTGCAGACGGTCGTGGGATCGCGGCAGCCTTTATGCTGGGTGCAGAAGCCGTACAGATGGGAACCCGATTTGTGGCAACAGAGGAATGTCACGTACATGAGAATTACAAACAGTTCCTTCTGAAAGCCCGAGATATCGACACAAGAGTAACCGGCCGTACCACAGGCCATCCGGTCCGTACCTTAAGAAACCCTATGACAAAGGAATATCTGGAGAAAGAAGCAGCAGGCGCATCCTTTGAGGAACTGGAAATGCTGACACTTGGTGGTCTCAGGAAGGCTGTTGTTGATGGCGACGTAAAAACCGGAAGCGTTATGTCCGGACAGATCGCAGGCATGGTAAAGGATGTACCGACCTGTAAGGAACTGATAGAAAGACTGATCAGAGAGACAAAAGAGGCTGTAAAGAAAAACAGTTTTCTTGTGGAGGAATAA
- a CDS encoding beta-ketoacyl-ACP synthase III, whose amino-acid sequence MTGKICGTGSWAPDRVWDNNDLAKMVETSDQWIRERTGVVQRHIAKEDEDTVTMAAGAALRALEDAEMKAEDIDLILVATISPTEIMPCVACGVQERLGAENATCFDLNGACTGSLLALNTAQAYLAQGIYRNVLVIGAEKLSGLTDWKDRGTCILFGDGAGAVVLRAEEGGSYAQVTHSIGKKGGALTLQSRNQIRYENDPKAKETYIQMNGKEVFSFAVSKVPEAVKELLSREKVSCEDISYYLLHQANERIIRSAARRLGEDISKFPMNMDRYGNTSSASLLILLDEMKKSGKLQRGDRLVLAGFGGGLTYGASLIEY is encoded by the coding sequence ATGACAGGTAAAATATGCGGAACCGGTTCCTGGGCACCGGACAGAGTGTGGGATAACAACGATCTGGCAAAGATGGTGGAAACCAGTGATCAGTGGATCCGGGAAAGAACCGGTGTGGTACAGAGACATATTGCAAAAGAGGACGAAGATACTGTGACGATGGCAGCGGGGGCAGCATTAAGAGCTCTGGAAGACGCAGAAATGAAGGCAGAAGATATCGATCTGATCCTTGTGGCAACCATTTCTCCAACAGAGATCATGCCCTGTGTGGCATGTGGGGTGCAGGAGCGGCTCGGAGCGGAAAATGCTACCTGCTTTGATCTGAACGGCGCCTGCACAGGATCTCTTCTGGCACTGAACACAGCGCAGGCATATCTGGCCCAGGGAATATACAGGAATGTCCTTGTGATTGGTGCGGAAAAGCTGTCCGGTTTAACGGACTGGAAAGATCGCGGCACCTGCATTCTTTTCGGGGATGGTGCAGGAGCAGTCGTACTGAGAGCAGAAGAGGGTGGAAGCTATGCACAGGTAACCCATTCCATCGGAAAAAAAGGCGGTGCACTTACCTTACAGAGCAGAAATCAGATCCGCTATGAAAATGATCCGAAGGCAAAGGAAACCTACATACAGATGAACGGAAAGGAAGTGTTCAGCTTTGCCGTGAGCAAGGTACCGGAGGCTGTGAAGGAGCTTCTTTCCCGAGAGAAGGTTTCCTGTGAAGATATCAGTTATTATCTTCTCCATCAGGCAAATGAGCGGATCATCCGTTCCGCAGCAAGGAGGCTGGGCGAAGACATTTCCAAGTTTCCTATGAATATGGACAGATACGGCAATACTTCTTCCGCAAGTCTTCTTATCCTCCTGGATGAGATGAAAAAAAGCGGAAAACTACAGCGGGGTGACAGACTGGTCCTTGCAGGCTTCGGCGGCGGACTGACGTACGGAGCAAGCCTGATCGAGTATTAA
- a CDS encoding DUF1294 domain-containing protein — MNDYIYYYLLAVNILAFVLFGVDKQKARRNKWRIPEKTLILSAVIGGSVGAILGMRFFHHKTRKARFAIGVPVILLVQIGVVCLVQWAMK, encoded by the coding sequence ATGAATGATTACATATATTATTATCTGCTTGCAGTCAATATCCTGGCCTTTGTGCTTTTCGGGGTTGACAAGCAGAAAGCACGTCGTAATAAATGGCGGATCCCGGAGAAGACCCTGATCTTAAGTGCTGTCATCGGTGGCAGCGTCGGGGCGATCCTTGGCATGAGATTTTTTCACCACAAAACCCGAAAAGCCAGATTTGCAATTGGTGTACCGGTGATACTGCTGGTGCAGATTGGTGTGGTGTGCCTAGTACAGTGGGCGATGAAGTAA
- a CDS encoding class I SAM-dependent methyltransferase, translating to MKNLQITAYTQHFIRQQVMPGDICIDATMGNGNDTALLSQLAGKRGRVLAFDIQKQALEHTEERLKRDNCPENYQLLLESHENMDVYAEAETVSCITFNLGYLPGGDHSVATRADSSKRAVESGLKLLKKGGLMTLCIYSGGDTGYQERDEMLVFIRQLDPHKYLVILSEYANRPNDPPIPVLIIKLQ from the coding sequence ATGAAAAATCTTCAGATCACTGCATACACGCAGCATTTTATACGGCAGCAGGTCATGCCGGGAGACATTTGTATCGATGCAACAATGGGAAATGGCAATGACACGGCTCTGTTAAGCCAGCTTGCAGGAAAAAGGGGACGGGTTCTGGCTTTTGACATTCAGAAGCAGGCACTGGAACATACGGAGGAGCGCCTGAAAAGAGATAACTGTCCGGAAAATTATCAGCTTCTTCTGGAATCCCATGAGAATATGGATGTTTATGCAGAAGCAGAAACAGTGTCCTGCATCACCTTTAATCTGGGATATCTTCCCGGCGGAGACCATTCGGTGGCAACCAGAGCAGACAGCAGCAAAAGAGCGGTGGAAAGCGGACTTAAGCTTCTGAAAAAAGGCGGACTTATGACACTTTGCATTTACAGTGGCGGGGATACGGGATATCAGGAACGGGATGAGATGCTTGTGTTTATCCGTCAGCTGGATCCTCATAAATATCTGGTGATCCTGTCGGAATATGCAAACCGGCCCAATGATCCGCCCATACCGGTGCTGATCATCAAACTGCAATGA
- a CDS encoding Crp/Fnr family transcriptional regulator, with amino-acid sequence MEHITLFTDILPEEQERMRVCFKVREKVFQNGETIMEYSSSMKKIGLIQEGRAVLYCCDEDGNEYVIDELNKDSVFGEPFLLSSDSQHYYVCATTVTKVLFIDYEHVIKRCENACHHHSQMVSNLLQMTALRSGQQTDRIYMLSRSSTRKKLIAYLHSLAAEKNAGKFKLPMSYTALAQYLSVDRSAMMREIKNLSDEGVIRRDGRNVELLK; translated from the coding sequence ATGGAGCATATCACTTTATTTACGGATATTTTGCCCGAAGAACAGGAAAGGATGCGTGTCTGCTTCAAAGTCCGGGAGAAAGTTTTTCAGAATGGAGAAACCATAATGGAATATTCCAGCTCCATGAAAAAGATCGGTCTGATCCAGGAGGGAAGAGCAGTTCTCTACTGCTGTGACGAGGATGGAAATGAGTATGTCATCGATGAATTGAATAAGGACAGTGTATTTGGCGAACCGTTTCTGCTTTCGTCAGATTCCCAGCATTATTATGTATGTGCCACTACCGTGACGAAAGTGCTGTTTATTGATTATGAGCATGTGATCAAGCGCTGTGAAAATGCCTGTCATCATCACAGCCAGATGGTCAGTAATCTGCTGCAGATGACGGCCCTTCGTTCCGGACAGCAGACAGATCGGATATACATGCTTTCACGATCCTCCACCAGGAAGAAGCTGATAGCCTATCTGCATTCTCTGGCTGCGGAAAAAAATGCCGGGAAATTCAAGCTGCCCATGTCCTATACTGCACTGGCCCAGTATTTAAGTGTGGACCGGAGTGCCATGATGCGGGAGATCAAAAATCTCTCGGATGAGGGTGTGATCCGAAGAGACGGACGGAATGTGGAGCTGCTTAAATAA
- a CDS encoding flavin reductase — translation MKITDTIKYVGVNDHQVDLFEGQYKVPNGMSYNSYVILDEKIAVMDTVDANFTHEWLDNIQKVLGDRKPDYLIVQHMEPDHAANIANFLKAYPDTIVVSNKKAFAMMQNFFDLDLEGHQIIVDNGGTLSLGKHNLTFVFAPMVHWPEVMVTYDSTEKVLFSADGFGKFGALDADEPWDDEARRYYIGIVGKYGVQVQNLLKVAATLDIQTICPLHGPVLTEDLGHYISLYDTWSSYTPEDDGIVIAYTSVYGHTRTAVAQLADKFRAKGCPRVLIYDLARDDMSQALSDAFRYSKLVLATTTYNAGIYPFMNDFITRLAEHNFQNRTVGLIENGSWAPLAAKVMKEMLSKCKKINWLNTTVKIMSAVNEENRRQMEAMADELCQEYIAKSDDLANKNDMTALFRIGYGLYVVTSNDGKKDNGLIVNTVTQLTDNPYRVAVNINKANYSHHVIQQTGIMNVNCLSTDAPFSVFEQFGFQSGRSTDKFAGQKVNHSDNGLVFLDKYINAFMSLKVENYVDLGTHGMFICSVTEARVMSDQDTMTYTYYQKHVKPKPQTEGKKGWVCKVCGYIYEGDELPEDIICPLCKHGAVDFEPIEG, via the coding sequence ATGAAAATCACAGATACCATCAAATATGTAGGCGTTAATGATCATCAGGTTGACCTTTTTGAAGGCCAGTACAAAGTGCCGAACGGCATGTCCTACAACTCCTATGTGATCCTGGACGAAAAAATTGCGGTTATGGATACGGTAGATGCAAATTTTACTCACGAATGGCTTGATAATATCCAGAAAGTTCTGGGTGACCGGAAACCGGATTATCTGATCGTACAGCATATGGAACCGGATCATGCAGCCAACATCGCAAACTTCCTGAAGGCTTATCCGGACACCATCGTTGTTTCCAACAAAAAAGCCTTCGCCATGATGCAGAATTTCTTTGACCTGGATCTGGAAGGTCATCAGATCATCGTAGATAACGGCGGAACCCTTTCCCTTGGAAAACACAATCTGACTTTTGTATTTGCACCGATGGTTCACTGGCCGGAAGTTATGGTCACTTATGACAGCACAGAAAAGGTTCTTTTTTCCGCAGACGGCTTCGGAAAATTCGGTGCCCTGGATGCAGATGAACCATGGGACGATGAGGCAAGAAGATACTATATCGGCATCGTTGGAAAATATGGTGTGCAGGTGCAGAATCTTCTGAAAGTAGCCGCAACTCTGGATATCCAGACCATCTGCCCGCTCCACGGACCGGTTCTTACTGAAGATCTTGGACATTATATCAGTCTCTATGATACCTGGTCTTCCTATACACCGGAGGATGACGGAATCGTGATCGCCTACACTTCCGTTTACGGCCACACAAGAACAGCAGTCGCACAGCTTGCCGATAAATTCCGTGCCAAAGGATGTCCGCGTGTTCTGATCTATGACCTTGCAAGAGATGATATGTCCCAGGCACTGAGCGATGCTTTCCGTTACTCCAAGCTGGTTCTCGCAACCACCACATATAATGCAGGTATCTATCCGTTTATGAACGACTTTATTACCCGTCTGGCAGAGCACAACTTCCAGAACCGCACTGTAGGACTGATTGAAAACGGAAGCTGGGCACCGCTGGCAGCGAAGGTCATGAAAGAAATGCTTTCCAAATGCAAAAAGATCAACTGGCTGAATACCACAGTTAAGATCATGTCTGCAGTAAACGAAGAAAACCGCAGACAGATGGAAGCTATGGCTGATGAGCTCTGCCAGGAATACATTGCAAAAAGCGATGATCTTGCCAACAAAAATGATATGACCGCTCTGTTCCGCATCGGTTACGGCCTCTATGTGGTAACCTCCAACGATGGCAAAAAGGACAACGGTCTGATCGTCAATACCGTTACACAGCTTACCGACAACCCATATCGCGTGGCTGTCAACATCAACAAGGCAAACTACTCTCACCACGTGATTCAGCAGACCGGTATCATGAACGTAAACTGCCTGTCCACAGATGCTCCGTTCTCTGTTTTTGAGCAGTTCGGCTTCCAGTCCGGCAGAAGCACCGATAAATTTGCCGGCCAGAAAGTAAACCACTCCGACAACGGCCTGGTATTCCTGGACAAATATATCAATGCTTTCATGTCCCTGAAGGTAGAAAACTATGTGGATCTCGGCACTCACGGAATGTTCATCTGCAGCGTCACAGAGGCCCGCGTCATGAGCGATCAGGATACCATGACTTACACCTACTACCAGAAACATGTAAAGCCAAAGCCACAGACCGAGGGCAAAAAAGGCTGGGTATGTAAAGTCTGCGGATACATCTATGAAGGCGATGAACTTCCTGAAGATATCATCTGCCCGCTGTGCAAGCATGGCGCTGTGGATTTTGAGCCGATCGAAGGATAA